A segment of the Ramlibacter agri genome:
CGTTGCTGTACGCGTACATGCCGGCGGCGATGTCGGCGATGGAGTTGCCGGCCTTGCAGGGCTCGTCCGGCGTGCCGGTGATCGAAAGGAAACCGGCCTCGCTCTGCACCAGCAGGTCGTAGGCCTTCTTGTCGCGGTAGGGACCGTCGTTGCCGTAGCCCGAGATGTCGCAGACGACCAGCCGCGGATTCAGCGCGCTCAGTTCCTCGTAGCCCAGGCCCATGCGCGCGGCGGCGCCGGGCGCGAGGTTCTGCACCAGCACGTCCGCCGTCGCCAGCAACTCCTTCAAGGCCGCCAGCGCCGCCGGCTGCTTCAGGTCCAGGGCCAGGCTTTCCTTGGAGCGGTTGACCCAGACGAAGTGCGAGGCCAGGCCGTGCGTGCGCGTGTCGTAGTCGCGAGCGAAGTCACCACCGCCTGGGCGCTCGACCTTGATCACCCGCGCGCCGAGGTCGGCGAGCTGGCGGGTGCAGAAGGGCGCGGCGATCGCATGTTCCAGCGACACGACCATGATGCCGTCGAGAGGCCTGGCCATCAGAAACTCCGAGGCAGGCCGAGCACGTGCTCGGCGACATACGAGTAGATCAGGTTGGTCGAGATCGGCGCCACCTGGTACAGGCGCGTCTCGCGGAACTTGCGCTCGACGTCGTATTCATGGGCGAAGCCGAAGCCGCCGTGCGTCTGCAGGCACATGTCGGCCGCCTGCCAGGAGGCTTTGGCCGCCAGGTACTTGGCCATGTTGGCCTCGGCGCCGCAGGGCTGGTGCGCGTCGAACATGGAGCAGGCCTTGAAGCGCATCAGGTTGGCCGCCTCGGTCTCGATGTAGGCGTCGGCCAGCGGGAAGGCCACGCCCTGGTTCTGCCCGATGGGCCGGTTGAACACCACGCGCTCGCTGGCGTAGCGGCGCGCCTTGTCGACGAACCAGTAGGCATCGCCGATGCATTCGGCGGCGATCAAGGTGCGCTCGGCGTTCAGGCCGTCCAGGATGTACTTGAAGCCCTGGCCTTCGGTGCCGATCAGGTTCTCCGCCGGGATCTCCAGGTTGTCGAAGAACACTTCGTTGGTCTCGTGGTTGACCATGTTCTGGATCGGCCGCACCGTCATGCCCTTGCCGATGGCCTGGTGCAGGTCCACGATGAAGATGCTCATGCCTTCGCTCTTCTTCTTCACCTCCGCCAGCGGCGTGGTGCGGGCCAGCAGGATCATCAGGTCGGAGTGCTGGATGCGCGAGATCCAGACCTTCTGGCCGTTGACGACGTAGCGGTCGCCCTTCTTCACGGCGGTGGTCTTGAGCTGCGTCGTGTCGGTGCCCGTGGTGGGCTCGGTGACGGCCATCGTCTGCAGGCGCAGCTTGCCGCCGGCGATGCCGGGCAGGTACTGCTTCTTCTGCTCGGGCGAGCCATGGCGCAGCAAGGTGCCCATGTTGTACATCTGGCCGTGGCAGGAGCCGGCGTTGCCGCCGGCGAAGTTGATCTCCTCCATCACCACCGAGGCCTCGGCCAGGCCCAGGCCGGAGCCGCCGTATTCCTGCGGGATCATGGCGGCCAGCCAGCCGGCTTCGGTCAGCGCGTCGACGAAAGCCTCGGGGTAGCCGCGCTCGGTGTCGACCTTCTGCCAGTAGGCGGAGTCGAAGCGGCCGCACAGGTCGCGCAGGGCCTCGCGCATTTCCTGGTAGGGAAAGGGGATCTGGGTCTTCATGTTCTTGCTCACTGGAATCGGGCTTCGGCCTGCATGGCCAGGTGGCCGCTGGCGTCCTGCGTCCACAGGCGGGCGCTGTGGCCGTCGGCCTGCGGTGCGCTGCAGACCTGGAAGGGGTGGCCGTCGAAGATCGGGCTCATGGCCCGGAAGCTGAAGCTGGCGAGCCGCGCCTGCGGCTGCTTGCGCCGCACCAGGTCCAGCAGCAGGGTCGCCTGCAGCGGGCCGTGCACGACCAGGCCGGGATACTGCTCCACGTCCTGCGCATAAGTGCGGTCGTAGTGGATGCGGTGCGCGTTGAAGGTCAGCGCGGAGAAGCGGAACAGCAGCGCGGGGTCGGCGACCAGCTCGCGCGACCAGGTGGCGTCGGTCGGGGCTGCTTGCGGTGCCGGAGCGGGATCGCCGGGTCGTGCCGGCGCGCGATAGACGATGTCCTGCTCTTCACGGATCGCCAGTTCGCCGCCGCGCGAGATCTCGTGCCGCACCGTCACGAACACCAGGTCGCCACTACGCCCGGCCTTGTGCGCCAGCGACTGGATGGTCGAGACGCGCTGCATCCTGTCGCCCACGCGCAGCGGCGCGAGCCACTGGATGCGGCTGCCGGCCCACATGCGGCGGGGCAGGGGCACCGGCGGCAGGAAGCCGCCCAGGCGCGGGTGGCCATCGGCGCCCAGTTCGGACTGCGGGGCGTTCGGCAGGAAGTACAGCCAGTGCCAGATCGGGGGCAGTTCGCCGCCGGCGGCAGCGCCCGCGGCGAGGTCCAGCGTGGCGGACAGGCCGGCCACGGGGGCGGGGGTGACCTCGTCCTGGCGTTCCTCCGTCTTGCCCGTCCACGTGCGCAGGTGCTCCAGCACGTCCTGGGTGATGCGCATCTCTGCGTTGGCTTCGGTCATGGCGGGATGGTGCCCAAGGCAGCGCTCCTTCACAATGCGGAGATTCCAAAGGAAGCCTTCGGCCGATCCGAAGGCTCAGCCGGCGCAGCATGAACTTCGACCTTCGCGACCTGCGGCTCTACGTCGCGGTCGCCCAGAAATCCAACATCACCCACGCCGCGGAGGAGCAGCACCTGTCGCTGCCGGCGGCCAGCGGCCGCATCAAGGCGCTGGAGGAGCAGGCCGGCATGCCCTTGCTGTACCGGCAGGCGCGCGGCGTGCGGCTGACGCCCGCCGGCGAGGCCTTCCTGCACCACGCCCGCAACCTGCTGCGCCAGTCGGAGCAGTTGCGCAGCGAACTGCAGGAGTACGGGCGCGGCCTGCGCGGCCACGTGCGCATCCAGGCCAACACCACGGGCGTGACGGACATCCTGCCGGCCGTGCTGCCCCGCTTCCTGAAGGCGAACCCCAAGGTGAACGTGGAGCTGCAGGAGAAGCACAACCCGGAAATCGCCCTGGGCGTGCTGGATGGCTCGGCGGACCTGGGCATCGTCTCCACGCGCATCGAGACGCCCGGCCTGCGCTCCATCCACTTCAGCACCGACCGGCTGGTGCTGATCGTGCCGCGCGGGCACCGCTT
Coding sequences within it:
- a CDS encoding acyl-CoA dehydrogenase family protein — its product is MKTQIPFPYQEMREALRDLCGRFDSAYWQKVDTERGYPEAFVDALTEAGWLAAMIPQEYGGSGLGLAEASVVMEEINFAGGNAGSCHGQMYNMGTLLRHGSPEQKKQYLPGIAGGKLRLQTMAVTEPTTGTDTTQLKTTAVKKGDRYVVNGQKVWISRIQHSDLMILLARTTPLAEVKKKSEGMSIFIVDLHQAIGKGMTVRPIQNMVNHETNEVFFDNLEIPAENLIGTEGQGFKYILDGLNAERTLIAAECIGDAYWFVDKARRYASERVVFNRPIGQNQGVAFPLADAYIETEAANLMRFKACSMFDAHQPCGAEANMAKYLAAKASWQAADMCLQTHGGFGFAHEYDVERKFRETRLYQVAPISTNLIYSYVAEHVLGLPRSF
- a CDS encoding FAS1-like dehydratase domain-containing protein — protein: MTEANAEMRITQDVLEHLRTWTGKTEERQDEVTPAPVAGLSATLDLAAGAAAGGELPPIWHWLYFLPNAPQSELGADGHPRLGGFLPPVPLPRRMWAGSRIQWLAPLRVGDRMQRVSTIQSLAHKAGRSGDLVFVTVRHEISRGGELAIREEQDIVYRAPARPGDPAPAPQAAPTDATWSRELVADPALLFRFSALTFNAHRIHYDRTYAQDVEQYPGLVVHGPLQATLLLDLVRRKQPQARLASFSFRAMSPIFDGHPFQVCSAPQADGHSARLWTQDASGHLAMQAEARFQ
- a CDS encoding LysR family transcriptional regulator, coding for MNFDLRDLRLYVAVAQKSNITHAAEEQHLSLPAASGRIKALEEQAGMPLLYRQARGVRLTPAGEAFLHHARNLLRQSEQLRSELQEYGRGLRGHVRIQANTTGVTDILPAVLPRFLKANPKVNVELQEKHNPEIALGVLDGSADLGIVSTRIETPGLRSIHFSTDRLVLIVPRGHRFARRKSIAFADTLDEPHVGMHAASTLRAHLAAVTASIGRTLHFRVELSSFDAVCRMVGAGVGIGVVPEMSAAHNLASMQLVQLELTDAWRMRERFVVVREGETLPAYAQALIDALVEFYAG